Proteins from a single region of Harmonia axyridis chromosome 4, icHarAxyr1.1, whole genome shotgun sequence:
- the LOC123678070 gene encoding vacuolar protein sorting-associated protein 37A isoform X1 — protein MVYVMLPRIHRSEAELRKQQINTLKIFNANVTELTEGIEYQIDFHAGDNDFKLIVSLGNEFPNDKPLLKIIPIVVHPWVNHEGDITTAPGLLNFTLHSDLGRVVQAVIREFERNPPPITSEHGGNTVTSPSTSVKESEITSPGYLMNFPTSSNFSPPSQMIASSSMSLLQGNYFPELNKLTIKELKSLNESIDKQEDFILELTQPKEQNRLIDELILHVEDLADSNLSKQEQLEMLRKGIEYRIEEATDQTFKTEKLHNDYKNLCEKFSPKNIQEHLRLASRKADEDSEQLAEQFLNGEMDVDRFLSLYIRNRTKYQTRKIKEEKLSQQIDSLEKAGF, from the exons ATGGTTTATGTGATGTTACCTCGAATTCATCGTAGCGAAGCAGAATTACGTAAACAGCAAATTAacactttgaaaattttcaatgcaaa TGTTACAGAACTGACCGAGGGGATAGAATATCAAATTGATTTTCATGCAGGTGATAATGACTTCAAGTTGATAGTGTCATTAGGAAATGAATTTCCTAATGATAAACCTCTACTAAAAATAATTCCAATTGTGGTGCATCCATGGGTTAACCATGAAGGTGATATTACAACGGCACCAGGTCTACTGAAT ttcACATTACATTCTGATTTGGGTAGAGTAGTTCAAGCAGTAATACGGGAATTTGAAAGAAATCCTCCTCCCATAACTAGTGAACATGGTGGCAATACAGTAACTTCACCTTCAACATCAGTAAAAG aatctGAAATAACTAGTCCAGGATATTTAATGAACTTTCCAACTTCATCAAATTTTTCTCCTCCTAGTCAAATGATAGCTAGCAGTTCTATGTCATTATTACAAGGAAATTATTTCCCAGAATTAAATAAACTCACTATTAAAGAATTGAAATCTTTGAATGAAAGTATAGATAAACAGGAAGATTTTATCCTTGAATTGACTCAACCTAAGGAACAAAATAGGTTGATAGATGAACTTATTCTGCATGTTGAAGATCTAGCAG ACTCTAATTTATCAAAACAAGAACAATTAGAAATGTTAAGAAAAGGTATTGAATATAGAATAGAAGAAGCAACTGATCAAACATTCAAAACTGAGAAATTACATAatgattataaaaatttatgtgaaaaattCTCACCTAAAAATATTCAG GAACATCTTCGCTTAGCATCTAGAAAAGCCGATGAGGATAGCGAACAGTTAGCAGAGCAGTTTTTGAATGGTGAAATGGATGTAGATAGATTTTTATCCTTATATATTAGAAATCgaacaaaatatcaaacaaggaaaataaaagaagaaaaattatctCAACAAATTGATAGTCTGGAAAAAGCAGGTTTCTAG
- the LOC123678987 gene encoding uncharacterized protein LOC123678987 — MSESLHSRWAAIRWGDEVVYEPRSSSPETIPEVPVLRRRTTTEMRMPRTPQSSVSSVRGRNTLARVERVVKRTTTQSTQTPPLCQLRTNQTTPAPRSVRIVGTMGNKVYLEVRPNTCWKCGKTCPSRQECRGRPLLFCSRCGLIGTQTRYCECVPRKLAPRPTATRLEQLALRPCARCTEREATQRREERARK, encoded by the exons ATGTCAGAGAGTCTGCATAGTCGCTGGGCAGCAATCCGGTGGGGAGATGAGGTGGTGTACGAGCCACGAAGCTCATCACCGGAGACAATACCGGAAGTACCGGTGTTAAGGAGGAGAACAACGACGGAGATGCGGATGCCCAGAACCCCCCAGAGCTCGGTATCGTCAGTGCGAGGGAGAAACACCCTAGCAAGAGTGGAGAGGGTGGTGAAACGGACCACTACACAGTCTACACAAACACCCCCTTTGTGCCAGCTGCGTACCA atcaaacCACACCAGCCCCCAGGAGCGTTCGTATTGTAGGTACGATGGGAAATAAGGTCTACCTGGAGGTGAGACCCAACACTTGCTGGAAGTGCGGCAAGACATGTCCCTCGCGGCAGGAGTGTCGAGGTCGACCACTCCTATTCTGCAGCAGATGTGGTTTGATAGGTACGCAGACAAGGTACTGCGAATGCGTACCCAGAAAACTGGCCCCACGGCCGACAGCAACTAGGTTGGAACAACTAGCCCTGCGTCCGTGTGCAAGATGCACAGAGAGGGAAGCCACGCAGCGGAGAGAAGAGAGAGCAAGAAAATGA
- the LOC123678070 gene encoding vacuolar protein sorting-associated protein 37A isoform X2, whose protein sequence is MQKLTEGIEYQIDFHAGDNDFKLIVSLGNEFPNDKPLLKIIPIVVHPWVNHEGDITTAPGLLNFTLHSDLGRVVQAVIREFERNPPPITSEHGGNTVTSPSTSVKESEITSPGYLMNFPTSSNFSPPSQMIASSSMSLLQGNYFPELNKLTIKELKSLNESIDKQEDFILELTQPKEQNRLIDELILHVEDLADSNLSKQEQLEMLRKGIEYRIEEATDQTFKTEKLHNDYKNLCEKFSPKNIQEHLRLASRKADEDSEQLAEQFLNGEMDVDRFLSLYIRNRTKYQTRKIKEEKLSQQIDSLEKAGF, encoded by the exons atgcaaa AACTGACCGAGGGGATAGAATATCAAATTGATTTTCATGCAGGTGATAATGACTTCAAGTTGATAGTGTCATTAGGAAATGAATTTCCTAATGATAAACCTCTACTAAAAATAATTCCAATTGTGGTGCATCCATGGGTTAACCATGAAGGTGATATTACAACGGCACCAGGTCTACTGAAT ttcACATTACATTCTGATTTGGGTAGAGTAGTTCAAGCAGTAATACGGGAATTTGAAAGAAATCCTCCTCCCATAACTAGTGAACATGGTGGCAATACAGTAACTTCACCTTCAACATCAGTAAAAG aatctGAAATAACTAGTCCAGGATATTTAATGAACTTTCCAACTTCATCAAATTTTTCTCCTCCTAGTCAAATGATAGCTAGCAGTTCTATGTCATTATTACAAGGAAATTATTTCCCAGAATTAAATAAACTCACTATTAAAGAATTGAAATCTTTGAATGAAAGTATAGATAAACAGGAAGATTTTATCCTTGAATTGACTCAACCTAAGGAACAAAATAGGTTGATAGATGAACTTATTCTGCATGTTGAAGATCTAGCAG ACTCTAATTTATCAAAACAAGAACAATTAGAAATGTTAAGAAAAGGTATTGAATATAGAATAGAAGAAGCAACTGATCAAACATTCAAAACTGAGAAATTACATAatgattataaaaatttatgtgaaaaattCTCACCTAAAAATATTCAG GAACATCTTCGCTTAGCATCTAGAAAAGCCGATGAGGATAGCGAACAGTTAGCAGAGCAGTTTTTGAATGGTGAAATGGATGTAGATAGATTTTTATCCTTATATATTAGAAATCgaacaaaatatcaaacaaggaaaataaaagaagaaaaattatctCAACAAATTGATAGTCTGGAAAAAGCAGGTTTCTAG